A window of the Desulfuromonadaceae bacterium genome harbors these coding sequences:
- a CDS encoding ABC transporter substrate-binding protein yields MAKIKNWIIFTLLLVMAAPVHAQPDPLNSVESMVNSILEILDHPEMSLSEKKERVRGRAQRFLSIDSMSQRTLGTYWNDATQEQREHFVYLFTRILEDTYLNRIDDYSGGTVRYLQQRVKDDRAIVDTLVVADELELPVQYRMVYEQQNWRVFDIVIDGVSLIMNYRASYGEIIRRQGYDGLFRLMEERVTGMSTG; encoded by the coding sequence ATGGCAAAGATAAAAAACTGGATAATTTTTACCCTACTGCTTGTCATGGCGGCACCGGTTCATGCTCAGCCGGATCCGCTTAATTCTGTTGAGTCGATGGTCAACTCAATCCTGGAGATTCTCGATCACCCCGAGATGAGTCTGAGTGAAAAAAAAGAACGGGTCAGGGGCCGCGCCCAGAGATTCCTGAGTATCGATTCCATGTCGCAGCGCACCCTCGGTACCTACTGGAATGATGCCACCCAGGAACAGCGTGAGCATTTTGTCTATTTGTTTACCCGGATTCTGGAGGATACTTACCTGAATCGGATAGATGATTATAGCGGTGGAACCGTCAGGTATCTGCAGCAGCGTGTTAAAGATGATCGCGCCATCGTTGATACCCTGGTTGTCGCTGATGAACTTGAACTGCCGGTGCAGTACCGCATGGTTTACGAACAGCAGAACTGGCGGGTCTTTGATATCGTTATTGATGGCGTCAGCCTGATCATGAACTACCGCGCCAGTTATGGTGAAATCATCCGCCGCCAGGGCTATGACGGTCTCTTCCGTCTCATGGAAGAACGGGTCACGGGCATGTCGACGGGTTGA
- a CDS encoding VacJ family lipoprotein, giving the protein MLTRLLLLIVIGTFSLGGCAATKTAPSQSNLDRAAAAPTNYPASQTDDDFSNAEPGKGFDDDWDADFDDWDAPVKLIADPFESVNRGVFWVNDKLYFYLFKPVARGYGAIVPRPARVSVSNFFNNVSTPIRVANALLQLNLTNVGTETYRFIVNSTIGVGGLFDPATSVAEVRRVPADFGQTLGKYGFGHGFYLVLPVVGPSSLRDGTGTFVDSFAGPVRYAGLATEDIILIRVVDSTNRLSLDRDTYEGIKRDAIDPYLFIRTAYAQRRLAQIGDPVYNLNILQAPIFDGEIFNPLEWFNLWQR; this is encoded by the coding sequence ATGTTGACACGTTTGCTACTGCTGATCGTTATTGGCACTTTTAGCTTGGGCGGTTGCGCTGCGACTAAAACAGCGCCTTCGCAGTCAAACCTCGACCGCGCAGCAGCCGCCCCGACAAATTACCCAGCCAGTCAGACTGACGACGATTTTTCTAACGCCGAACCCGGCAAGGGTTTTGATGATGACTGGGATGCGGACTTTGATGACTGGGATGCTCCTGTCAAGCTGATTGCTGACCCCTTTGAGTCTGTTAACCGGGGCGTGTTCTGGGTTAATGACAAGCTTTATTTTTATCTGTTCAAGCCTGTAGCCCGTGGTTATGGAGCGATCGTTCCGCGTCCGGCACGGGTTTCCGTGAGTAATTTTTTCAACAATGTGTCTACTCCGATACGTGTCGCCAACGCCTTGTTGCAGCTCAACTTGACTAATGTCGGCACAGAAACCTATCGCTTTATCGTCAATAGCACCATCGGCGTTGGTGGATTGTTTGATCCGGCAACCAGTGTGGCAGAGGTTCGTCGGGTTCCTGCGGATTTTGGCCAGACCCTCGGGAAGTACGGTTTCGGCCATGGATTTTATCTGGTATTGCCCGTCGTCGGGCCATCCAGTTTGCGCGATGGAACCGGTACCTTTGTTGATTCTTTTGCGGGTCCTGTCCGCTATGCCGGGCTCGCCACGGAAGATATCATTCTCATCCGGGTAGTGGATTCTACCAATCGTCTGTCCCTCGATCGTGATACCTATGAGGGGATAAAGCGTGATGCCATCGACCCGTATTTGTTTATCCGCACAGCTTACGCCCAACGGCGACTGGCACAAATTGGTGATCCGGTTTATAATCTCAATATCTTGCAGGCGCCGATTTTTGACGGTGAAATTTTTAACCCCTTGGAATGGTTTAACTTATGGCAAAGATAA
- a CDS encoding VCBS repeat-containing protein: MKVPVLFLVFLCGAVLPGCGGGGSGRDAISPFYVQGGVAVADLDLDGLADLVVVQTYIAGPPPHPGTVEIHRQTPGGAFMPPVSYPVGSDPWNLAVGDINGDSLPDIVVANSTSGTVSLLLQDTAGQELFLAAREVTAGGTPYAVAISDINADGAADLVVALQNTGGGATVFYQDPDAAPSFDRRVDLANNSGAIAVTVADLNQDGLPDVVISGAQVAVFFQHPGGGTFAAPVLLATGIRPAAVAVADMDDDGINDLVVAHRGNESDGSGATIAVLLQSPEHPGTFLSALVVPVAAGARQLAIGRLDADLLPDIAVISMVYSAQQESRVTVVHNRLPDGFVVSQEIAGAFSSDFIALGDLNNDGLTDLVINDGPQVFFQRGSPPGTFDMGIPLP; encoded by the coding sequence ATGAAAGTCCCGGTCCTGTTCCTGGTCTTCCTGTGTGGCGCGGTTCTGCCTGGTTGCGGTGGCGGCGGGAGCGGGCGCGACGCCATCTCGCCTTTTTATGTCCAGGGGGGTGTCGCTGTGGCCGATCTCGATCTTGACGGGCTGGCCGACCTGGTGGTGGTCCAGACCTATATCGCCGGCCCGCCGCCCCACCCCGGGACTGTCGAGATCCACCGGCAGACGCCTGGTGGAGCTTTTATGCCCCCGGTCAGCTACCCGGTTGGCAGTGATCCCTGGAACCTGGCGGTCGGTGATATCAACGGGGATAGCCTGCCGGATATTGTCGTGGCGAACAGCACCTCGGGAACCGTTTCCCTTCTGCTCCAGGACACTGCCGGTCAGGAACTCTTTCTTGCTGCACGGGAGGTCACTGCGGGCGGGACCCCTTACGCGGTGGCGATCAGCGATATCAATGCCGATGGGGCTGCCGACCTGGTTGTTGCCCTGCAGAACACCGGTGGCGGGGCTACTGTCTTCTATCAGGATCCTGACGCTGCGCCCTCTTTCGACCGGCGCGTCGATCTTGCCAATAACAGCGGCGCCATCGCCGTTACCGTTGCCGACCTGAACCAGGACGGCCTGCCCGACGTGGTCATCAGCGGTGCACAGGTTGCGGTGTTTTTTCAGCACCCCGGCGGCGGCACGTTTGCGGCACCTGTGTTACTTGCTACCGGCATCCGTCCCGCTGCGGTGGCAGTAGCAGACATGGATGACGACGGAATCAACGACTTGGTGGTTGCGCACCGCGGCAACGAGTCGGATGGCAGCGGCGCGACCATCGCCGTGCTGCTGCAATCGCCGGAGCACCCGGGCACCTTTCTGTCGGCGCTGGTTGTCCCCGTTGCTGCCGGCGCCCGGCAGTTGGCTATCGGCCGTCTCGATGCTGACCTGTTACCGGACATCGCGGTGATTTCTATGGTTTACTCAGCGCAGCAGGAGTCGAGGGTAACGGTTGTGCACAACCGGCTGCCCGATGGGTTTGTTGTTTCGCAGGAAATCGCGGGGGCGTTTTCAAGCGATTTCATTGCTCTTGGTGACCTTAACAATGACGGCCTGACCGACCTGGTTATCAACGATGGTCCCCAGGTTTTCTTCCAGCGGGGATCCCCACCCGGCACCTTTGATATGGGAATTCCGCTTCCCTGA
- a CDS encoding methyltransferase domain-containing protein: MKQTACQYGSLSRMIPWSHDLLAEVVGPGDLAVDLTAGRGQDTLALWRMVGEKGQVVAFDVQRVALEQTQQRLLAAGARVRMMDHSSVPLPAQSGVDLLNCCHSRYAEAVPRAATAIIANLGYLPGGDQQLITRSDTTLAALGQALGGLVGGGRMAVVVYPGHPGGEDEAAAVACFFSTLNSNNYNVLQLHLANRRLAPGLFVAEKRSATRRGAC; encoded by the coding sequence ATGAAACAAACTGCATGCCAGTATGGCAGTTTGAGCCGGATGATCCCCTGGAGCCATGACCTCCTTGCCGAGGTTGTTGGCCCCGGCGATCTTGCTGTTGACCTCACCGCCGGGCGCGGCCAGGATACTCTGGCCCTGTGGCGGATGGTCGGTGAAAAAGGTCAGGTCGTCGCTTTTGATGTGCAGCGGGTGGCGCTGGAGCAAACGCAACAACGCTTGCTTGCTGCCGGTGCCAGGGTGCGGATGATGGATCATAGCAGCGTGCCCCTGCCGGCCCAATCAGGCGTTGATCTCCTTAACTGCTGCCATAGCCGCTATGCTGAAGCGGTACCCAGGGCAGCAACAGCAATTATTGCCAACCTGGGGTATTTGCCTGGAGGTGACCAGCAACTGATCACCCGATCCGATACGACCCTCGCGGCCCTGGGGCAGGCCCTTGGAGGGCTGGTCGGGGGTGGTAGGATGGCTGTCGTGGTTTATCCCGGGCACCCTGGAGGTGAAGACGAGGCGGCTGCCGTTGCTTGCTTCTTTTCGACCCTCAACAGCAACAACTACAATGTATTACAGTTGCATTTGGCTAACCGCCGGCTGGCTCCCGGCCTTTTTGTCGCAGAAAAAAGAAGCGCAACCCGGAGGGGAGCATGTTGA